GATATATCATGCATGATTTGCATTTGATATATAAATTCTATAGTTTTATTCACTCATATCATATCGGCATCCTACATTGagttaactttctttttttataacaaaaaatattatggaTAATAGAGTGCAGAACCTGTAGAAGCTGTACCAAATTCTGCAAAAAGCAAAGTTATGCTACAACACCAGATTATTTATTTCCATAATTATTGACACGGGTTAGTTTATTTCTTTCCATAGTCCAACTTCACTGAATTTTATTCAGATTTAAATGCAGTACTTATTTGGATTACATTCATTTTTAGGGGAAAATAGCTagcttttttaatttctttctgtaAAATTCAACTAAATCTATTTTAGcttaattactcatttagtcccgattgatttattatttgtatcttttagtccttataattttaaaataatctttttagtttttattatttaaattttaattctgttttaattcttgtagtttaaaaataatttttttagttcttataatttgtattttaattttattttagtccttatagtttaaaagtgattttttagttcctatattttatattttaattttcttttaatccttaccatcaaaatataagtaatattattaattataattagtttcaAAAATACTAGCAAATAACTCTAACTAATTTATCTCAAGataatttatactaaaaaaatagttgataatttataactaatttatagctaattatttttatatattttttataataagaattaaaagataattaaaataaaaattatatggattaaaaatatcattttcaaacaatagggattaaaagagaattaaaatacaaactataatGACTAAataaatcacttttaaattataaggactaaaaaaaattaagatgtaAATTACAAGAACtaataaaattactttcaaattatagagactaaaagataaaaattgtgAAACTATGAGAACCAAATGAGTAgtttaattatctatttttaatgcaaaaataaacttttcaaaGAATATATACCTAATATATTTAAGATAGATCGTACTGCTTCATACTAAAGCATTAATTAGATTGTTCTACTGAAATTAAATTGGATATTTCAATTATCTAGTTTTTATTGACAGGTATTAGGTAATAATGCTCAAATTCTTTGTAACCCTAGATGATGAATTGCAATCCTTGAATTGGAGACCGTAAATGAATGTACAAAATACACACATGATGAAACTCTTATTAATCGATCGGTACGTACATAGCAAATTAACAAAGGAGACAAATGTACTTGCAATGTACAATTCTTGTTTGTAGAGTGAGAGGCTATTAATTACCTTCTCGTACGTACATAGCTCTAGAAAAGTTTTCCATTTGCAATAGCTCAAGAGACTAGGAAGAGAGGACTTTTCCCACTAAAAGAAAAAGGCATAATAAAGGACCTTAGCTTAAAGCTGcaatttttctaaaacaaacCTGCGGTACTTTCTTCGAGCGACATGTTCATCAGATCTTCATGGCACTGAGCAGCCCCATCATCAAAGAGCCAATTCTCCAGCAGAGTAAGAGGCACTTGCGTCTGAGATGAAGAGCCATGGTGTTTGGAGGAGTTTAGGGTTAACAAGGAGTCAAAACCCTGATCTTGTGTTGTAGTAGTGGTGTTGCTATGTGCTCCCTCACTAGAACTGGATCCAGTTGTAGTGTTATTATTGACCATGTTGCTGAAGGAAGAAGAATAATACCCTGGCGAATTATTTGTTGAGTTTGAGTTTGGGGATTTCATCCAGTTTTCCATCAAACGTGAAATGTTCTCGTAGCTTGATGCATATGAGGATGATGCATGCTTGTAGGGTTGGTGAGAAGTTGAAGAAGGTTTGGTGGCATCATCAGGCACAACAAGGTTTGTTGCTGTTGCTGTTGCTGGCTTGTGAAGGGACAAAGCATCACACAAGGCTTTCTTGGCCATTTGGATATCTGTTTGTAGCCTTCTCTCCCATTGACCCTTTGGATGtgaattagaagaagaagaagaagaatgtccCTCTTGGTCAACACCCTCATCACTCCCACTTTGTTTCAGCTTCTTCTTCAAATGGGTGTTCCAATAGTTTTTTATGTCGTTGTCTGTCCTTTGTGGAAGATATGAAGCTATTGCAGCCCATCTGCAaccattatatattaataaatttagtatATAATGAGCTCATAttccataaaaaaagaaaaataattagcagattaattgattaaaacagcAGATcctgattcttttttacttgttcctttttgttaatttcttgATTTCATGATTACATATATACTCCTCGTTGGGATTTGGAAACCTCGTAATTCTCGCTtgattaaagagagaaaattaacattaattgaTGAAAGGAAACAAGTAGTAGGAAGATGAGGGTTTCTAGATTGTACCTGTTCCCCAAAAGGGCTTGGAGGTGGATTATCATCTTCTCTTCATGTTCCGTGAAATTACCTCGTTTGATACCTGGTCGAAGATAGTTAGTCCATCTAAGCCTGCAGCTCTTGCTGCATCTCATCAAAccttaaaaaaagtgaaagttaATATATAGTGTACGAAATCAATTATATACCTTCCCAAGAAACAAATATGTGTGTAAAGCTATAAGcacagaaatgaaaagaaaataaatagataacAATTGAACCTGAAAACTATACCTGTGTTGGTTGGAACTGCTCTCCAATTCCCTGGTCCCTGTTCTTGAATGTAAGACACCAAGATGATGTCTTCTTCTGGAGTCCAAGGTCCTTTCTTAATCCCAATTTTGTCACAGCAAGGTGGCCTCCCCATGTTATATATACGTATATATAtgtcaaaagaaattaaataattgatcTATACCTAGCTAGCCTTGATCTTTCTTTGGATTCTTCTGAGTGTTGCTCATGAAAGCCAAAGATTGATCTGAGACAAATTAGGTCTATcaagtgtgtgtatatatatatatgctttgtAGATTTTACATATATAGACGTACGTACTCTTGCTCAATTACTTAATTCCTCCTTAGGAATGAATGAATATTGCAGAGACAAGCGTACAATACACAAACTGGGAATGCCTTGTCAGGTACGTATATATAGAGAGGGACAAGAAAAGCCAGCTATGTCAGTGGCTGCGAATTTTCTTAAGAACAAACTTGAGGTAAGGTAACCACCTCAAATTAAtgcttaaaatttattataaaagaaatattttaaaatttattatttctccCTAACCaacgtgtgtatatatatatatatatatatatatatatatatatatatatatatatatatatatatatatatatattgtatgcaGTTGAAACTTTAAAAGTTAAATAGGTTAATATATGGCAAATATTGGTTTTGTTCTCTAGGTaaaaatttatctcttcttCCATCTCTCTCTTCTCGGCAAACATTACAAACTAG
This genomic interval from Glycine max cultivar Williams 82 chromosome 5, Glycine_max_v4.0, whole genome shotgun sequence contains the following:
- the LOC100799402 gene encoding myb-related protein 306: MGRPPCCDKIGIKKGPWTPEEDIILVSYIQEQGPGNWRAVPTNTGLMRCSKSCRLRWTNYLRPGIKRGNFTEHEEKMIIHLQALLGNRWAAIASYLPQRTDNDIKNYWNTHLKKKLKQSGSDEGVDQEGHSSSSSSNSHPKGQWERRLQTDIQMAKKALCDALSLHKPATATATNLVVPDDATKPSSTSHQPYKHASSSYASSYENISRLMENWMKSPNSNSTNNSPGYYSSSFSNMVNNNTTTGSSSSEGAHSNTTTTTQDQGFDSLLTLNSSKHHGSSSQTQVPLTLLENWLFDDGAAQCHEDLMNMSLEESTAGLF